The Ananas comosus cultivar F153 linkage group 4, ASM154086v1, whole genome shotgun sequence region CGGTCCCTCTAGTTACCGACAAACACAGCTTGAGTGATAAACCCATGAACTCAGTTCGTGGAATGAACAATCCTAACAATAAGACTATGTCTGAGATGGTAACCGAGATCCTCGTACCAGCTTACAATATAATTACGGAGGCCACCTACAATATAGCCTCGAAGATTCAAGACGCAGGGCCGCGATATGAAGCTGGAGCCAAGCAGATGTGGGATAAGGGGATAGCAGTTAAGGAGTATTTGGTGCACAAGCTGGAGCCTGGAGAGGATGATAGGGCGCTCTGTGAGGTTATCACTGAGGCCGTGAGCCCAAGATCGGACGGTCGCAATCAAGCCGAGGAGAAGGGTAGTTTTGTGGAGAAGATGAGGGTGGCAGCGTCTTCTTTGCATGGTCAAGAAGAGTCGCAAGGGTCACCTATCCCGGTCTCTACAAATCCTTACACAGGTATGGTAATCTCTATTATGTGTATTAAAGCCATATTTATTGTGTATCAATCCAGTAAAAagagtatgaatttttttttttttcctccaaacGTGCAGAAGAAGCTGAAACTGGTGGAAGGAAACTCCGAGCGTATTCCAACTGATGTATTTCGGCTTTGACATATAATTCTGTGAAGAAACATAGAAGTCATTACGTTACTAGTTTATCAATGTATACGGAAATTTCAGAGGAGAATCCCTCGTGTACCACACTAGAAGATGTTATGGTATTAAGTTTTCTAAGTTTATAGTGGTTGCTTGTAATTGAATCATTCAATGTGTGATACAGTTAATGGTATGCCACCTCACTGCTTTAGTGACAATGGCAGGATGTATTTTCAAATGTtcaataaaaagagaaagaagcatTAAGAAACAATTAAACAATTGCTGTTTATTAATGAGCAAGCATCTTTTTAATCCCCGTGGGAACCTTGGGGTTGTCTTTCAAAGCATTAAATAAGGACCTTGTTTTTGTCCTTTTTAAAGCTTTGTTTGGTTATGGTTGGTCGACACGCATCTGCCGTCCATGCTCAATTACTCTGTTGGTCGCAGAATCACTCGTAGCAAAATGTATTGATAAAGCTGGCAAAGTTCTCCGTCTATAGCTAGAGCTTTCTCCATACTCCTCGAGACAACCAGAGCTCCATTTAGCAAATATATGGGTAAAGTATACCTCCCCTCTCTTCTCCATTCACAAGAAGAAGTTACTTAACTTTCTTATCTTTACCTATTGGTTAAAAGCTAATAATTGCCATCACTCAATAAGGAAGTTCTTTCTTGTGCTTCAATctgttttttccctttttttcctccagtaaaattttttttttttttcttacttcaaTTTTGCTCTGCTCAATGTTGGGTTTACTGGAAACAGAGGGTGAAAAGGAAGTAAAGGCATCAGCTCCAAGACATTCATGGCCTGAGGTAGTAGGGCTTACCACAGAAGAGGCCGAGAAGAGGATCAGACAGGATAAGCCGGATGCTCGATTCCAAGTGGTTCCACCTGATCACTTTGTGACGATGGATTACGATACTGGCCGCGTTCGTATCTTCATAGACTCTTCCGGCAAGGTCGCAAAGACTCCCTTGGTTGGTTAGACGAATGAGATGCTGTGATGGACAGACAGCATCTATGTTCGagcaataattattatatatataaagaaagaaatCCACTAGTAGATGGGTTCTATTGTCACTAGGATCATTCCTCAATTGTATGTTTGCTGACTCGATGTGCAGTAAACTTTGTATGTTTATGTTTGTGCTTGCATTCTCTTCGGTCTTGCCTCTTCAATACCTTCTTTTAAGCTGGGACATAACGAAAGGTGAATCACATGCAATAGGAAACCAACAAAGGTTTACAGGCACCGACTGTCTCTAAatcaagtggcaaaaaatttagtgattgATACCCGCGGTCctaaatttgaatcctaattgattcacatttctagttaaatttatttttaaatgaaataaacgaagcgagtaccgtgctacctatctctaaaaaaaaaaaaacaacaaaggtTTACGGGCCAATTGTTATCATATCAGTTGGCCATAAAAAACATTAAATACGTAGTGGTGTCCTCAAGCCTTCCTCTTCCCGTATCCAGTTGGGATAAAGAAAACTTTCCAGTTGTCTATGAAAAACAAGACGTTAGTAGTTTACCATGCAAAAGTtcaggggggaaaaaaaaaagccaattgCCATCAAAAAGTAAACTAGACAGGTTACCCGGAATACCTCCCAAGTCACAATTCAGCTAAACAAAACGAGAATGCAGTCTAAGCTGATCATAAATAATAGTACTGATAAGTACGTGGGTCTAAGTGACACCTGAGAGAATTTGGGATAAAATCCTTCATTTGCAAAATCAATGTTCTGATACTGAGATTGATGACAGATGCAGTCGCCCACAGAGTCTTACAGTACTAATAAAACATTCTGAACCATTTGGGGAACAAAAAAACTTCCCCATTATCAAAATTGTCAACATTTCAACCATTTGACATGTAAAAATGAATCCCAAAACCATAGAATTTGGTATCAAGTAGCTTTAAAACACTAGAAAACATTCACCAGCTTTGATCATCAATTTAGAAAGTCCGAATATCGATTTTGCGAAGGGAGGATTTGGGCCCAAATCTCTCTGGAGTACCTTTACTCCTGACAAGTGACAAAATCAACATAATATAGTGAAGCAGTCATTTCTCAGCAGATACCAAAAAGAGAAGCGAAGCTAGCAAAATAGCTGCTTTCTGTGTTGGGAGGAATAATAAAACTCAGATTTACAAAGCTGAATGAATTAAGCATCTTTACAGCAACAAACAAAACTAGCAGTTCATCCAGTGAAGCCAACTTAGCATAATCCTTGACTCAGCCAAGTTAAGAACTCTCCATCTTCTAGAAGAGCTTCCAAAAACAACTTCAGAACTCAAACTCTCCAGTAGCCTGAAACAAAGGACAGTTTCATGTAAATTAGGaagataaaatcataaaatcaaGAGCACggaaaaagagggagaggagggccAAGAAAAGTAGCAAACATCTGCAAGCATCGGCGTAAGAAAGTGCAACATAGTGCCAGTGAATCCCTAAGTCATTCTCTTTTTTGTAATCTAATAACAAC contains the following coding sequences:
- the LOC109709656 gene encoding subtilisin inhibitor 1-like — its product is MEGEKEVKASAPRHSWPEVVGLTTEEAEKRIRQDKPDARFQVVPPDHFVTMDYDTGRVRIFIDSSGKVAKTPLVG